A section of the Polyodon spathula isolate WHYD16114869_AA chromosome 29, ASM1765450v1, whole genome shotgun sequence genome encodes:
- the LOC121302195 gene encoding zinc finger and SCAN domain-containing protein 2-like isoform X2 — MDTKESLKMEPVSIKEEVIEEECFCVPQRVTEQTSVGEEDSDVRAVHIKEEAQELDPRSEQCSGGPAPLGSVHVKEQDTCSSAEEEGPDLESAQGEHRPSQLESLQIVQVEIVDVKEENPAEETTTNEGEELPSTHCKTLGADPECQAHSCPHCEISFTRKQYLEKHIKGTHREEYVQMLRAPSSQVCHHCTVCGKTFSKSGNLKAHQRIHTGEMLYHCTECGKGFSQLGNLKTHQRIHTGELPYSCSECGRSFRVLGNLKKHQRIHTGETPYHCNDCERSFSRLETLKVHKRIHTGETPYCCSECGTFFSHSTTLKAHQRVHSGETPYPCTVCGKSFNRSGNLKQHHRIHTGEAPYHCSVCGKNFRISGDLKKHKRIHTGEKPYYCTECGKRFTYLYQLKIHSCGCV; from the exons ATGGATACGAAGGAAAGTTTGAAGATGGAACCTGTTTCCATTAAAGAAGAGGTTATAGAGGAAGAGTGCTTTTGCGTTCCACAGCGGGTAACAGAACAGACGTCTGTAGGAGAGGAAGACTCTGATGTGAGAGCTGTCCATATTAAAGAGGAGGCCCAGGAGCTAGACCCCAGGTCTGAGCAGTGCAGCGGCGGTCCTGCTCCGCTGGGCAGTGTGCATGTTAAAGAACAGGATACCTGCTCTTCTGCTGAAGAGGAGGGCCCAGATCTGGAGTCTGCGCAGGGGGAGCATCGCCCCTCTCAGCTGGAATCTCTCCAGATTGTTCAAGTAGAAATAGTTGATGTGAAAGAAGAAAACCCAGCAGAAGAAACGACAACCAATGAAGGGGAGGAACTTCCTTCTACTCACTGCAAAACAT tgggTGCAGACCCGGAATGTCAAGCCCATTCATGTCCTCACTGTGAAATCTCATTCACTCGGAAGCAGTACCTGGAGAAGCATATCAAGGGCACACACAGAGAGGAGTATGTGCAGATGCTGAGAGCTCCGTCCTCCCAGGTCTGCcaccactgtactgtatgtgggaaGACATTCAGTAAGTCTGGAAACCTCAAAGCACATCAGAGAATTCACACGGGAGAAATGCTGTATCACTGTACTGAGTGTGGGAAGGGTTTCAGTCAGTTAGGAAACCTCAAAAcgcaccagcgaattcacacaggagagttGCCTTACAGCTGCAGCGAGTGTGGGAGGAGTTTTCGGGTGTTAGGAAACCTTAAAAAACACCAGCGGATTCACACAGGAGAAACTCCCTACCACTGCAACGACTGCGAGCGCAGCTTCAGTCGCTTGGAGACCCTGAAAGTTCACAAGCGGATTCACACAGGGGAGACCCCGTATTGCTGCTCTGAGTGTGGGACGTTCTTCAGTCACTCCACCACACTCAAAGCGCACCAGCGCGTTCACTCTGGAGAGACCCCCTACCCCTGCACCGTATGCGGGAAGAGTTTCAATAGATCAGGGAACCTTAAACAGCATCACCGCATTCACACCGGGGAAGCACCGTATCACTGCTCTGTGTGTGGGAAGAACTTCAGAATCTCGGGAGACCTCAAAAAACAcaagcgcattcacacaggagagaagccctattactgtactgaatgtgggaaGAGATTTACTTATCTGTACCAGCTGAAAATTCACAGCTGTGGCTGTGTATGA
- the LOC121302380 gene encoding uncharacterized protein LOC121302380 isoform X2, whose translation MVCCAAPKCSKRGDRRQKKRTFRFPKDRNRCKEWVVSINRVGPDGVSLWTPTPGSRLCEDHFSSAQFDSNGFLKRSAVPDKDLGAPVRPSRRTETSQQEAVQVCSTTAVYSVTDHSYCKLIVGDHPLGHEVSTNVDSDASKDGTEHSCSEMNAADPSVEDGSSVNVHSNSPKDTTDLSAFETTVHHPCVEDPSSFHNSVDPPEDISEVTVQAFDSAKDSPSQDKDLLIESLKLELERKERMLAQIFRPDQIEWLESRLTPGSGHDLYKWSSETLSNSLKIRIACGLNGYEYLRKATPQQLRRTEGRWTSFDTNT comes from the exons ATGGTGTGTTGTGCAGCCCCAAAATGCTCCAAAAGGGGCGATAGACGACAGAAGAAACGGACTTTCCGTTTCCCAAAAGATAGAAACAGATGTAAGGAATGGGTCGTGTCAATTAACAGAGTAGGACCGGACGGGGTGTCGCTCTGGACTCCGACTCCGGGTTCCAGGCTGTGTGAG GACCATTTTTCAAGTGCCCAGTTTGACAGCAATGGTTTCCTCAAACGTAGCGCTGTACCAGATAAGGATCTTGGCGCTCCTGTAAGACCAAGCAGACGTACCGAAACTAGTCAACAGGAAGCAGTACAAGTATGCTCAACCACAGCGGTGTACAGCGTGACTGACCATTCCTACTGCAAGCTGATTGTGGGTGACCATCCTCTCGGACATGAAGTTTCCACCAACGTGGATTCTGATGCATCAAAAGACGGCACTGAGCATTCCTGTTCTGAAATGAATGCAGCTGATCCATCTGTGGAAGATGGGTCCTCTGTCAATGTCCATTCAAATTCACCAAAAGACACTACTGATCTTTCCGCCTTTGAAACTACTGTGCATCACCCTTGTGTGGAAGATCCATCCTCTTTCCACAACAGTGTTGATCCACCAGAAGATATATCAGAAGTAACAGTGCAAGCCTTTGACAGTGCCAAAGACAGTCCATCACAAGACAAAGATCTATTGATAGAGAGTCTCAAACTGGAATTGGAGAGAAAG gaacgGATGCTGGCCCAAATCTTCCGTCCGGATCAAATAGAGTGGCTTGAGAGCAG ACTCACACCTGGCTCAGGGCATGATCTCTACAAATGGTCTTCAGAGACACTTAGTAACAGTTTGAAGATCAGAATTGCTTGTGGACTGAACGGATACGAGTACCTGAGAAAGG CaaccccacaacagctcaggagaactgaaggtcggTGGACATCCTTCGATACCAACACCTAG
- the LOC121302380 gene encoding uncharacterized protein LOC121302380 isoform X1: MVCCAAPKCSKRGDRRQKKRTFRFPKDRNRCKEWVVSINRVGPDGVSLWTPTPGSRLCEDHFSSAQFDSNGFLKRSAVPDKDLGAPVRPSRRTETSQQEAVQVCSTTAVYSVTDHSYCKLIVGDHPLGHEVSTNVDSDASKDGTEHSCSEMNAADPSVEDGSSVNVHSNSPKDTTDLSAFETTVHHPCVEDPSSFHNSVDPPEDISEVTVQAFDSAKDSPSQDKDLLIESLKLELERKERMLAQIFRPDQIEWLESRLTPGSGHDLYKWSSETLSNSLKIRIACGLNGYEYLRKELKYPIPSYRTITRHFGAVKFAPDI, translated from the exons ATGGTGTGTTGTGCAGCCCCAAAATGCTCCAAAAGGGGCGATAGACGACAGAAGAAACGGACTTTCCGTTTCCCAAAAGATAGAAACAGATGTAAGGAATGGGTCGTGTCAATTAACAGAGTAGGACCGGACGGGGTGTCGCTCTGGACTCCGACTCCGGGTTCCAGGCTGTGTGAG GACCATTTTTCAAGTGCCCAGTTTGACAGCAATGGTTTCCTCAAACGTAGCGCTGTACCAGATAAGGATCTTGGCGCTCCTGTAAGACCAAGCAGACGTACCGAAACTAGTCAACAGGAAGCAGTACAAGTATGCTCAACCACAGCGGTGTACAGCGTGACTGACCATTCCTACTGCAAGCTGATTGTGGGTGACCATCCTCTCGGACATGAAGTTTCCACCAACGTGGATTCTGATGCATCAAAAGACGGCACTGAGCATTCCTGTTCTGAAATGAATGCAGCTGATCCATCTGTGGAAGATGGGTCCTCTGTCAATGTCCATTCAAATTCACCAAAAGACACTACTGATCTTTCCGCCTTTGAAACTACTGTGCATCACCCTTGTGTGGAAGATCCATCCTCTTTCCACAACAGTGTTGATCCACCAGAAGATATATCAGAAGTAACAGTGCAAGCCTTTGACAGTGCCAAAGACAGTCCATCACAAGACAAAGATCTATTGATAGAGAGTCTCAAACTGGAATTGGAGAGAAAG gaacgGATGCTGGCCCAAATCTTCCGTCCGGATCAAATAGAGTGGCTTGAGAGCAG ACTCACACCTGGCTCAGGGCATGATCTCTACAAATGGTCTTCAGAGACACTTAGTAACAGTTTGAAGATCAGAATTGCTTGTGGACTGAACGGATACGAGTACCTGAGAAAGG AACTCAAGTATCCAATCCCAAGCTACCGCACGATAACCCGACATTTTGGGGCCGTTAAGTTTGCCCCAGACATTTAA
- the LOC121302195 gene encoding zinc finger protein 391-like isoform X1 encodes MRPHMKHCVHSWILHYKNNTERVQCRAARAIPGLETDTVLIVMDTKESLKMEPVSIKEEVIEEECFCVPQRVTEQTSVGEEDSDVRAVHIKEEAQELDPRSEQCSGGPAPLGSVHVKEQDTCSSAEEEGPDLESAQGEHRPSQLESLQIVQVEIVDVKEENPAEETTTNEGEELPSTHCKTLGADPECQAHSCPHCEISFTRKQYLEKHIKGTHREEYVQMLRAPSSQVCHHCTVCGKTFSKSGNLKAHQRIHTGEMLYHCTECGKGFSQLGNLKTHQRIHTGELPYSCSECGRSFRVLGNLKKHQRIHTGETPYHCNDCERSFSRLETLKVHKRIHTGETPYCCSECGTFFSHSTTLKAHQRVHSGETPYPCTVCGKSFNRSGNLKQHHRIHTGEAPYHCSVCGKNFRISGDLKKHKRIHTGEKPYYCTECGKRFTYLYQLKIHSCGCV; translated from the exons ATGAGACCGCACATGAAACACTGTGTTCACAGCTGGATTCtgcattacaaaaacaacacggagagagtccagtgcagagctgCTAGAGCAATCCCAGGGCTAGAG ACTGACACAGTATTGATTGTCATGGATACGAAGGAAAGTTTGAAGATGGAACCTGTTTCCATTAAAGAAGAGGTTATAGAGGAAGAGTGCTTTTGCGTTCCACAGCGGGTAACAGAACAGACGTCTGTAGGAGAGGAAGACTCTGATGTGAGAGCTGTCCATATTAAAGAGGAGGCCCAGGAGCTAGACCCCAGGTCTGAGCAGTGCAGCGGCGGTCCTGCTCCGCTGGGCAGTGTGCATGTTAAAGAACAGGATACCTGCTCTTCTGCTGAAGAGGAGGGCCCAGATCTGGAGTCTGCGCAGGGGGAGCATCGCCCCTCTCAGCTGGAATCTCTCCAGATTGTTCAAGTAGAAATAGTTGATGTGAAAGAAGAAAACCCAGCAGAAGAAACGACAACCAATGAAGGGGAGGAACTTCCTTCTACTCACTGCAAAACAT tgggTGCAGACCCGGAATGTCAAGCCCATTCATGTCCTCACTGTGAAATCTCATTCACTCGGAAGCAGTACCTGGAGAAGCATATCAAGGGCACACACAGAGAGGAGTATGTGCAGATGCTGAGAGCTCCGTCCTCCCAGGTCTGCcaccactgtactgtatgtgggaaGACATTCAGTAAGTCTGGAAACCTCAAAGCACATCAGAGAATTCACACGGGAGAAATGCTGTATCACTGTACTGAGTGTGGGAAGGGTTTCAGTCAGTTAGGAAACCTCAAAAcgcaccagcgaattcacacaggagagttGCCTTACAGCTGCAGCGAGTGTGGGAGGAGTTTTCGGGTGTTAGGAAACCTTAAAAAACACCAGCGGATTCACACAGGAGAAACTCCCTACCACTGCAACGACTGCGAGCGCAGCTTCAGTCGCTTGGAGACCCTGAAAGTTCACAAGCGGATTCACACAGGGGAGACCCCGTATTGCTGCTCTGAGTGTGGGACGTTCTTCAGTCACTCCACCACACTCAAAGCGCACCAGCGCGTTCACTCTGGAGAGACCCCCTACCCCTGCACCGTATGCGGGAAGAGTTTCAATAGATCAGGGAACCTTAAACAGCATCACCGCATTCACACCGGGGAAGCACCGTATCACTGCTCTGTGTGTGGGAAGAACTTCAGAATCTCGGGAGACCTCAAAAAACAcaagcgcattcacacaggagagaagccctattactgtactgaatgtgggaaGAGATTTACTTATCTGTACCAGCTGAAAATTCACAGCTGTGGCTGTGTATGA